Proteins from one Fragaria vesca subsp. vesca linkage group LG6, FraVesHawaii_1.0, whole genome shotgun sequence genomic window:
- the LOC101312361 gene encoding uncharacterized protein LOC101312361, with the protein MALQMSIEKCEKEMELKWEEWSCKLELKERELERLFEKFELRGKQFEPIVEEIRVIDKRVDECLNEGLIKERYLQSSEKSIQERVRALDSVSHDLEMKGRHIEEEAKQLELKQTQFSCQVKTQLFKREKYFASSLKKLLEQQDQSLNAVQMKMEAVKKLSEGKHEQQGRAILELKPKLFDSQLLGREVQLVLLRKSMEEFEKQFSRFRKSVQDQIKHLDSLSHALHTSERQVEGKELDHLQLKHFNSEVNTECLEHAPASDNMNIPQSVSDQLHISTDGRSFEVIPGIIQNLIESKQLIKAVTFICNFNQTDKFPLVPLLKEYAEDAKKSCTEIFSKDISHDEKEKAADDQIADLRALIQCIEDHGLESQYPPIDIMMEIEWLGKLKENPYLVPSLPSNVEKHEQKKGRKRSSRIATPTSHTYQLRKRA; encoded by the exons ATGGCATTGCAGATGTCAATTGAGAAATGTGAGAAGGAGATGGAACTGAAATGGGAGGAGTGGTCTTGTAAGCTTGAGTTGAAGGAGAGGGAGCTAGAAAGGTTGTTTGAGAAGTTTGAGTTGAGAGGGAAACAATTTGAGCCGATTGTTGAAGAGATTCGTGTTATTGATAAGAGGGTGGATGAATGCTTAAATGAGGGTCTAATTAAAGAGAGGTACTTGCAATCAAGTGAAAAATCGATACAAGAACGCGTAAGGGCTTTGGATTCAGTGTCCCATGATCTTGAGATGAAAGGGAGGCACATTGAAGAGGAGGCCAAACAGCTTGAATTGAAGCAAACACAATTTTCTTGTCAAGTGAAGACTCAGCTGTTCAAAAGAGAGAAGTATTTTGCCTCATCACTTAAAAAATTGTTAGAACAACAAGATCAGTCTTTGAATGCAGTCCAAATGAAGATGGAAGCGGTCAAAAAGCTTTCAGAGGGGAAACATGAACAGCAGGGCAGAGCGATATTGGAGTTGAAACCAAAACTATTTGATTCTCAGCTATTGGGAAGAGAAGTGCAACTTGTTTTACTTAGAAAGTCGATGGAGGAATTTGAAAAGCAGTTCAGCAGATTCAGAAAGTCGGTTCAAGATCAGATTAAGCATTTGGATTCACTCTCCCACGCACTCCATACAAGTGAGAGGCAAGTTGAGGGCAAAGAGCTTGATCATTTGCAGTTAAAACATTTTAATTCTGAAGTGAATACTGAGTGCTTGGAACATGCCCCTGCCTCTGACAATATGAATATTCCTCAATCTGTAAGCGATCAACTTCACATTAGTACGGATGGTAGAAGCTTTGAGGTGATCCCTG GTATTATTCAGAATCTTATTGAAAGCAAGCAGCTGATCAAGGCTGTTACATTTATCTGCAACTTCAACCAGACTGACAAATTTCCCCTGGTACCACTCTTGAAAGAATATGCGGAGGATGCAAAGAAAAGTTGCACTGAAATTTTCAGTAAAGACATATCACATGATGAAAAG GAAAAGGCTGCAGATGACCAAATAGCTGATCTAAGAGCTCTGATTCAATGCATTGAAGATCACGGCCTTGAGTCACAGTACCCACCGATTGATATTATGATGGAAATTGAATGGCTTGGGAAGCTAAAGGAGAATCCATACCTGGTGCCATCTCTACCGTCCAATGTTGAAAAACATGAGCAGAAAAAAGGAAGGAAGCGAAGTTCCAGAATTGCTACACCAACATCTCACACATATCAGCTGCGTAAAAGAGCATAA
- the LOC101311695 gene encoding uncharacterized protein LOC101311695 yields the protein MDEKEASFRRKLEAFQTQAASLVQLTKQYQELQARFDSAQNDLRNRFREVRAREDRIGVKEKEAKSSKSHLLSLKSLIKKHVDELDLLTVRVREKREAFAVAEIRIREKKDECEFVERCLNGKRRVCVLKQREIEECEKEVESKRGELGLIEKLREEMIREMDSRAKEFRFLEKAMEDWCSRLELKEREIEGLCEKFELRTQEFELRVEEIGVMEKKVEECLDEIVIKERYLDSVSKEFEMFASRVKSEQLEKENHFASLEKSMEEREKTLNVLKKSIQEREKSLNSVSYEVKMKEGQLEEQAEELELFASCVKAEHLKKEKHFASVEKLMEEREKTLDAHEKSLQEQEKSLDSVLYELKMKEGKIEEQAKEFELFASQVKAEHLKKENHFASVEKLMEEREKSLDALEKALQQQEKSLDSVSYELKMKEGKIEEQAKEFELFASQVKAEHLKKEKHFASVEKLMEKREKSLESLEKSLQESKQHSQRQLEEQGRVLQSKQVLFDSQQLERKHQLDLFGKSVQEREKQLNAFQELVQEQKEHLDSLSHQMKDRQLEKQGRELKLKLTHHESQAKAEQLELTPAANNMIIPYCTSDQPDGKILQLPIDERLNKVESEGGELSALLDADEILKLLGMISQHKQTLNLCQTLGFEDKIPGKCIKNEPS from the coding sequence ATGGATGAGAAAGAGGCCAGCTTCCGCAGAAAGTTAGAGGCTTTCCAGACCCAGGCGGCCTCCCTCGTCCAGCTGACCAAGCAGTACCAGGAGCTCCAGGCCCGGTTCGACTCGGCCCAGAATGACCTCCGGAACCGGTTCCGGGAAGTCAGGGCACGGGAAGACCGAATAGGAGTCAAAGAGAAGGAGGCGAAATCGAGTAAGAGCCACTTGCTGTCCCTGAAATCTCTGATTAAGAAACATGTAGATGAGCTTGATTTGTTGACTGTGAGAGTTAGGGAGAAGAGGGAGGCGTTTGCAGTGGCAGAGATTCGGATTCGGGAGAAGAAAGATGAGTGTGAGTTTGTTGAGAGATGTCTAAATGGGAAGAGGAGAGTGTGTGTTTTGAAACAAAGGGAGATTGAGGAGTGTGAGAAGGAGGTGGAATCGAAAAGGGGGGAGCTTGGTTTGATTGAGAAATTGAGGGAGGAGATGATCAGGGAGATGGATTCAAGAGCGAAAGAGTTTCGCTTTCTTGAGAAGGCGATGGAGGATTGGTGTAGTAGGCTTGAATTGAAAGAGAGGGAGATTGAGGGGCTGTGTGAGAAGTTTGAATTGAGGACGCAAGAGTTTGAGCTGAGAGTTGAGGAGATTGGTGTTATGGAGAAGAAGGTGGAGGAGTGCCTTGATGAGATTGTGATTAAAGAGAGGTATTTGGATTCTGTCTCCAAAGAGTTTGAAATGTTTGCTTCTCGAGTTAAGAGTGAGCAGTTGGAAAAAGAAAACCATTTTGCTTCACTTGAGAAATCGATGGAAGAACGAGAGAAGACCTTGAATGTACTTAAAAAATCGATACAGGAACGCGAAAAGTCTTTGAATTCTGTCTCATATGAAGTGAAGATGAAAGAGGGGCAGCTTGAGGAGCAAGCTGAAGAGTTGGAGTTGTTTGCTTCTTGCGTGAAGGCTGAGCATTTGAAAAAGGAGAAGCATTTTGCTTCAGTTGAAAAATTGATGGAAGAACGAGAGAAGACCTTGGATGCACATGAAAAATCTTTACAAGAACAAGAGAAGTCTTTGGATTCAGTCTTATATGAACTCAAGATGAAAGAGGGGAAAATTGAAGAGCAAGCCAAAGAGTTTGAGTTATTTGCTTCTCAAGTGAAGGCTGAGCATTTGAAAAAGGAGAATCATTTTGCTTCAGTTGAAAAATTGATGGAAGAACGAGAGAAGAGCTTGGATGCACTTGAAAAAGCTTTACAACAACAAGAGAAGTCTTTGGATTCAGTCTCATATGAACTCAAGATGAAAGAGGGGAAAATTGAAGAGCAAGCCAAAGAGTTTGAGTTATTTGCTTCTCAAGTGAAGGCTGAGCATTTGAAAAAGGAGAAGCATTTTGCTTCAGTTGAAAAATTGATGGAAAAAAGAGAAAAGAGTTTGGAATCACTAGAGAAATCGTTACAAGAGAGCAAACAGCATTCGCAGAGACAACTTGAAGAGCAGGGCAGAGTGCTTCAATCAAAGCAAGTTCTATTTGATTCTCAACAATTGGAAAGAAAACATCAACTAGACTTGTTTGGAAAATCCGTACAAGAACGTGAAAAGCAGTTGAATGCATTCCAGGAGTTGGTTCAAGAGCAGAAAGAGCATTTGGATTCTCTCTCCCACCAGATGAAAGATAGGCAACTTGAAAAGCAGGGCAGAGAGCTAAAACTGAAGCTAACACATCACGAGTCTCAAGCAAAGGCTGAGCAGTTGGAACTGACACCCGCTGCTAATAATATGATTATTCCATATTGTACAAGTGACCAACCAGATGGTAAAATCTTGCAGTTGCCAATCGATGAGAGGTTAAACAAGGTTGAATCGGAGGGTGGCGAATTGTCAGCTCTTTTAGATGCAGATGAGATTTTAAAACTTCTTGGAATGATTTCGCAGCATAAGCAGACTTTGAATTTGTGTCAGACACTTGGTTTTGAAGATAAAATTCCTGGTAAGTGTATTAAAAATGAGCCTTCCTAG
- the LOC101311774 gene encoding bifunctional 3-dehydroquinate dehydratase/shikimate dehydrogenase, chloroplastic-like, with protein MGSLPFTTSDLHTSTGGFLSSPTLLCTPLMGTTVDQMLIEMHKAKEIGSDVVEIRLDCLRNFNPSSDLQILIKQSPLPTLVTYRPVWEGGQYEGDETKRQDALRSAMELGANYIDIELEVAHEFNNSIYEKKPDNFKVIVSSHNFHNTPSSEAIGNLVARIQATGADIVKIATTALDITDCARIFQITVHSQVPTIGIVMGERGLISRLLSPKFGGYLTYGALEAGAISAPGQPTARDLLDLYNFRLIRPDTKIYGIIGKPVGHSKSPLLFNAAFKSVGLNAVYVHFLVDDVEKFFNTYSSVDFSGCSCTIPHKEAALKCMDEIDSIAKKIGAINNIVRKPDGRLVAFNTDYIGSISGIEDELRGMNGAIPAGKSPLAGKLFVVLGAGGAGKSLVYGAAQKGARVVCANRTYERAKELADKVGGQAMTLEEVENFHPEEGMILANTTSVGMKPNVDDTPISKQALKHYCLVFDAIYTPKETRLLREAKETGAAVVYGTEMLIRQGFEQYKNFTGLPAPEALFRELMEKHA; from the exons ATGGGAAGCCTTCCG TTTACTACCTCTGATCTTCACACAAGCACTGGAGGATTTCTGAGCAGCCCAACATTGCTATGTACACCCCTAATGGGAACCACAGTGGACCAAATGCTTATTGAGATGCACAAGGCTAAGGAAATTGGTTCTGATGTTGTGGAAATCAGGCTGGACTGTTTGAGAAACTTTAACCCAAGTTCAGATCTTCAAATACTTATCAAGCAGAGTCCTCTGCCTACTCTTGTCACTTACAG GCCAGTTTGGGAAGGCGGTCAATATGAAGGTGATGAAACCAAGCGACAAGATGCTCTTCGGTCAGCCATGGAACTGGGAGCTAACTATATTGATATTGAGCTTGAG GTTGCCCATGAATTCAACAATTCCATCTATGAAAAGAAGCCTGACAACTTCAAAGTCATTGTTTCTTCTCACAACTTTCACAACACTCCATCTTCCGAGGCAATCGGAAACCTTGTGGCGAGAATCCAAGCCACTGGAGCTGACATTGTGAAGATTGCAACTACAGCGTTGGACATTACAGATTGTGCCAGAATTTTCCAGATTACTGTGCATTCACAG GTCCCAACAATAGGTATTGTTATGGGAGAGAGAGGTTTGATTTCACGACTACTTAGCCCCAAGTTTGGTGGATATCTTACCTATGGTGCACTAGAAGCCGGTGCGATATCAGCTCCTGGGCAACCAACTGCGAGAGACTTGTTGGATTTATACAACTTCAGACTTATTAGACCTGATACCAAAATCTATGGGATTATTGGGAAGCCTGTTGGTCACAGCAAGAGTCCTCTACTATTCAATGCAGCATTCAAGTCAGTTGGCCTTAATGCAGTCTATGTTCATTTTCTGGTGGATGATGTTGAGAAGTTTTTCAACACATATTCATCCGTTGACTTTTCAGGATGCAG TTGTACCATTCCACATAAGGAGGCAGCACTCAAATGCATGGATGAGATTGATTCCATTGCCAAG AAAATCGGAGCTATCAACAACATTGTCAGGAAGCCTGATGGGAGGTTAGTGGCTTTCAACACCGACTACATTGGCTCCATCAGTGGCATTGAGGACGAACTACGAG GTATGAACGGTGCCATTCCTGCTGGTAAATCACCCCTGGCTGGAAAGTTGTTTGTGGTCTTGGGAGCCGGTGGTGCTGGCAAGTCACTTGTATATGGTGCTGCACAGAAAGGAGCAAGAGTTGTATGTGCCAACCGAACATATG AAAGAGCCAAGGAGCTGGCTGACAAAGTAGGGGGACAAGCTATGACTCTTGAAGAAGTTGAAAATTTCCATCCGGAAGAGGGAATGATTCTTGCCAACACTACATCTGTGGGGATGAAGCCTAACGTTGATGACACTCCTATCTCCAAA CAAGCTCTGAAACACTATTGCTTAGTTTTTGATGCCATCTATACGCCAAAAGAGACTAGACTCCTCCGAGAAGCAAAAGAGACTGGAGCTGCTGTTGTATATGGGACAGAGATGTTGATTAGGCAAGGGTTTGAACAATACAAGAACTTCACTGGTTTGCCAG CACCTGAAGCATTGTTTAGAGAGCTCATGGAGAAGCATGCATAA
- the LOC101311490 gene encoding bifunctional 3-dehydroquinate dehydratase/shikimate dehydrogenase, chloroplastic-like produces the protein MTLSSIPLVASDLQISYGTGRNSTLICAPVMGESVDQMLRQLQQAKELGADLVEIRLDYIKNFSPRQDLETLIKRSPLPTLVTYRPKWEGGQYEGDEKKRQEALILAMELGADYIDVELKVANDFYSSIQGKKPERVKIIVSSHNYESTPSAEEIGNLVATIQATGADIVKVATTALDITDNASIFQVLARSQVPMIGLVMGDKGLISRVLSAKYGSFATFGTLVAGEVSAPGQPTVTDLLELYNFRQIGADTKVHGVIGNPIGHSKSPHLYNAAFKANNFNGIYLPLLVDSVANFINTYNSPDWVGYSYTIPHKEAGFKCCDEIDPNALAIGAISCMIRNPTDGKLKGYNVDYLGAIAAIEEGLRGLGLNGSNNGSGSPLAGRLFVVMGAGGAGKALAYGGKQKGARVVVANRSFDKAKILADKVGGEAITLAELENFHPEDGMVLANTTSVGMKPKTDQTPIPKEALKNYCLVFDAIYTPKWTRLLTEAQESGAAVVFGTEMFLNQAFVQVEKFSGIPANKQLIRDTLARNT, from the exons ATGACTCTCAGCAGTATTCCG TTGGTTGCTTCGGATCTTCAAATCAGCTATGGAACAGGAAGAAATTCAACACTTATCTGTGCACCGGTAATGGGGGAATCAGTTGATCAGATGCTGCGTCAACTGCAACAGGCAAAGGAACTTGGTGCCGACCTTGTTGAGATTCGGTTGGACTACATCAAGAACTTCAGTCCAAGACAAGATCTCGAAACTTTGATTAAGCGCAGCCCTTTGCCAACACTTGTCACTTACAG GCCAAAATGGGAAGGTGGTCAGTATGAAGGTGATGAAAAGAAGCGACAAGAGGCACTCATTTTGGCCATGGAATTGGGTGCAGATTATATTGATGTTGAACTAAAG GTAGCAAATGACTTCTACAGTTCTATTCAAGGGAAGAAGCCAGAAAGGGTCAAAATCATAGTCTCTTCCCACAACTATGAGAGTACTCCATCCGCTGAGGAAATTGGCAATCTTGTTGCAACAATACAAGCTACAGGAGCTGACATAGTCAAGGTCGCAACAACTGCCTTGGACATCACGGACAACGCAAGTATATTTCAAGTACTAGCTCGTTCTCAA GTCCCAATGATAGGGCTTGTGATGGGAGATAAGGGTTTGATCTCTCGTGTCCTTAGTGCAAAATATGGGTCATTTGCAACATTTGGTACACTAGTGGCGGGTGAGGTATCAGCTCCTGGCCAGCCAACTGTAACGGATTTGTTGGAGTTATACAATTTCAGGCAGATTGGAGCCGATACCAAAGTGCATGGTGTGATAGGAAATCCTATTGGTCACAGCAAAAGTCCTCATCTATACAATGCAGCATTTAAAGCAAATAACTTCAATGGAATTTATTTGCCATTGTTGGTTGATAGTGTTGCAAACTTTATCAATACCTATAACTCCCCTGATTGGGTTGGATACAG TTACACAATTCCTCACAAAGAAGCTGGATTCAAATGTTGTGATGAGATCGATCCAAATGCTCTG GCAATAGGAGCTATTAGTTGCATGATCAGGAACCCAACTGATGGGAAGTTAAAGGGCTACAATGTTGACTATCTTGGAGCAATTGCAGCTATTGAGGAAGGACTTCGAG GATTAGGATTGAACGGTTCAAATAATGGATCTGGTTCCCCATTAGCTGGTAGGTTATTTGTGGTCATGGGAGCTGGTGGTGCTGGAAAGGCACTGGCATATGGTGGAAAACAAAAGGGAGCAAGAGTTGTTGTTGCCAATCGCTCATTTG ACAAAGCCAAGATACTAGCGGACAAAGTTGGAGGAGAAGCTATTACTCTTGCTGAGTTGGAGAACTTCCATCCAGAGGATGGTATGGTTCTTGCAAATACCACATCTGTTGGAATGAAACCTAAAACTGATCAAACACCCATCCCAAAG GAAGCTCTTAAAAACTACTGTCTGGTATTTGATGCCATTTACACACCTAAATGGACCAGACTCTTGACCGAAGCACAAGAGTCTGGAGCAGCCGTGGTTTTTGGGACAGAAATGTTCCTTAACCAAGCATTTGTACAGGTTGAAAAGTTTTCTGGTATACCTG CAAATAAGCAACTGATCAGGGATACATTGGCAAGAAACACATGA
- the LOC101311403 gene encoding uncharacterized protein LOC101311403, with translation MEKTNESNSSFLEKYGAFQAQAAFLVQLTNQCTELQNELGTRFREVKAREDDIGVKEKELELSKSHLLSLKSQIKEHADEINVLSERVWEKREACEVTEIRVSEAKDELKLVERCVEEKRRECDLKQKEIEEFEKEVESKRGEIGLIEKLKKEMVREMDSRAKEFRFLEKAMEEWCCRLELKEREIEGQEFELRVEEIGVTEKKVEECLNEVVIKEGQLEERAKEFELFASRVKAEHLEKEKHLVSLEESIEQKGKSMEQKGKTLAALEKSLQDRQESLDSASYELKLKEGQLEEQARLFEQEQMQYASQTMTEMLERVKHFASLEKSLKERKEHSERQLEEKARELESKQKLFDSLLLEREEQLHSYKNSIQECEKRFNALQKSVQEQKVHLELLCHGIQMEERKLEKKLDLTVDISTYGRTLQSSIAENLNKVELVGGQLSALFDADEIFKLLGMISQNKQTLQKCHTLV, from the coding sequence ATGGAGAAGACGAATGAATCAAATAGCAGTTTCCTCGAAAAGTACGGGGCTTTCCAAGCCCAGGCGGCCTTCCTCGTCCAGCTGACCAATCAGTGCACGGAGCTCCAGAACGAGCTCGGGACCCGGTTCCGGGAAGTCAAGGCCCGGGAGGACGATATCGGAGTCAAAGAGAAGGAGCTGGAATTGAGTAAGAGCCACTTGCTTTCCCTGAAATCTCAGATTAAGGAACATGCTGATGAGATTAATGTGTTGAGTGAGAGAGTTTGGGAGAAGAGAGAGGCGTGTGAGGTGACCGAGATTCGGGTTTCGGAGGCGAAAGATGAGCTGAAGCTGGTTGAGAGATGTGTGGAGGAGAAGAGGAGGGAGTGTGATTTGAAACAAAAGGAGATTGAGGAGTTTGAGAAGGAGGTGGAATCGAAAAGGGGGGAGATTGGTTTGATTGAGAAATTGAAGAAGGAGATGGTGAGGGAGATGGATTCGAGGGCGAAAGAGTTTCGCTTTCTTGAGAAGGCGATGGAGGAGTGGTGTTGTAGGCTGGAATTGAAGGAGAGGGAGATTGAGGGGCAAGAGTTTGAGCTGAGAGTTGAGGAGATTGGTGTTACTGAGAAGAAGGTGGAGGAGTGCCTTAACGAGGTTGTGATTAAAGAGGGGCAACTTGAAGAGCGAGCCAAAGAGTTTGAGTTGTTTGCTTCTCGAGTGAAGGCTGAGCATTTGGAAAAAGAAAAGCATTTAGTGTCACTTGAAGAATCGATAGAACAAAAAGGAAAATCGATGGAACAAAAAGGAAAGACCTTGGCTGCACTTGAGAAGTCGTTACAAGACCGCCAAGAGTCTTTGGATTCAGCTTCATATGAACTGAAGTTAAAAGAGGGACAGCTTGAAGAGCAAGCCAGATTGTTTGAACAGGAGCAGATGCAATATGCTTCTCAAACGATGACTGAGATGTTAGAAAGAGTAAAGCATTTTGCTTCACTTGAGAAATCCTTAAAAGAGAGAAAAGAGCATTCGGAGAGACAACTTGAAGAGAAGGCCAGAGAGCTTGAATCAAAGCAAAAACTATTTGATTCTCTGCTATTGGAAAGAGAAGAGCAACTTCATTCATATAAAAATTCCATACAAGAATGTGAAAAGCGGTTCAATGCTCTCCAGAAGTCAGTTCAAGAGCAGAAAGTGCATTTGGAATTACTCTGCCATGGAATCCAGATGGAAGAGAGAAAACTTGAAAAGAAGTTGGATCTTACAGTCGATATCAGTACATATGGTAGAACCTTGCAGTCGTCAATCGCTGAGAACTTAAACAAAGTTGAGTTGGTGGGTGGCCAATTGTCAGCTCTTTTTGATGCTGATGAGATTTTCAAGCTTCTTGGAATGATTTCTCAGAATAAGCAGACTTTACAGAAATGTCACACTTTGGTTTGA